The region CGTTTGAAGGAGGGGTTGCGCCTCCTCGAAGATATACAACGCTACTTTTTCGACCGTTCCGAATACTCCTACCGATTCAAAGAGCTGCGCCATTCTCTCCAGGCCGCCTATGATGTCGAGCGTCTCCAATACCGGGATATCGAAAACGATGTGGCCAAAGAGACGACGGAGAGTGAGCTTAAACGCTCTCGGATCTCGGACCTTATGATCGCCAATTTTTCCAGAGCCCAGGAGTCTTCCCGTGTCTTGGAGGAGGTTTTCAAGCTCCTCGATCCAAAGCTCTCTCCCCTTTTCAAAAATATACGTTATGAACTCTATGCTCTTGAAAAGGAGCTCCTGGGCCTTCCCCGGAAGAAGAGTACTTCAAACTCCAGCGACTGAGAGGGATATTCACGCACCAGCCGACGTGCCTGGGCAACACTCAGACGTGAGGTCCCGCCGCTGACGCCGCTTCCTTTGATGTAGTGAAAGAGTTCTTTACGATTTTCAAAATCGAGACGATACTCCCGGCGTTCGATACGATAAACGGTATAATATCTCTCCAATACTCCCTGGACCGTATCAAAATCCCTGATCGGCGAATCGAGACCCAGATAACTGTGAAGTGAACGGAACGTTCCTGAAGTGAAGATGGCAAAAGCGGCCTCTTCCCCTATGGCAGAGAGTTGCCGGAGCGTCCGGTCCAAATCTTTGGTCCATTGCAGCGCCGAAGAGGAGAGAACCGTCTGGATATCTCTCGTCCCAAGCTGCCGGAGGAACTCAACGTCATTGAAGTCTCCCTGCAGGATGAAAATCTTTTCATCCTGGGGATGTCGGCAGAGCATCGAAGATGAGAGATCGACACCGATGAAAGTTTTGAAATCGACATTGCTTTGAAGAAGTTGCCGGCAGAGTTCCCCGGTTCCGCAGCCGAGATCGAGGATATGACCAGGGTTGTTCGGCAAGTAATCCATGACCAGATGTCGGGCCACATCGCGCTGTATGAGATTGTATTGCCCGTAGGTATCGGCAGCGCGGCTGAAGGCTCGAATGACTCTCATGATCTCTTTTTATGATAATTTAGGTATAATCGCGCCAAATTATACCCAAAGCCATCCCCTTGGCAGAATGGGAAAGAGGCCAATATGACATCGACCCTTATGATCGTACAGATTATTCTTTCAATCCTTATCACCATCACGATCCTCCTGCAGAAAAGTGACAGCATCGGCCTGGGAGCCTACAGCGGAAGCAACGAATCCCTCTTCGGGGCCAAAGGGCCCAGCGGCTTTCTCGCCAAAGCGACTTTTACCCTGGCGCTGTTGTTTGTGATCAATACGCTGGCTCTCGGTTACCTCTACAACAAAGAGAGCAATCGTTCCGTCACCGATACCCTCTCAAAACAGAAGACAAGCGTTCCTGTCCCGGCGCCTGCGCCAAAAAGCGCTCCCCAAGCCCCCGCCGCACCGACAGAAAAAACTTCCAAATAGATCCCAACCCCACTCTCGGGTTCTCATCAAGCATTGGATGCAGTGAGACCTCTTTGGGGTTCTACGCTTCCTGCGTAAGCAAAAAGAGGCTAGAATATCCCCATTTAAACCATACATAAATTTCAAGGAGCGGTAGATGATCGAAGAGATTTTTGAAGAGACACGTGATCATATGGACAAAAGCATCGAAGCAATGAAGAGGGATTTCGCGACCCTTCGGACGGGAAAGGTAACCACCCAGATCGTCGATAATATCAAAGTGGACTATTACGGAACGCCGACTCCCCTCAATCAGGTGGGGAACGTCACCGTGACCGATGCAACGACCATCGCTATCAATCCCTGGGAAAAATCGATGCTTCCCGCCATCGAAAAGGCGATCCAGGAAGCCAATATCGGCGTCAATCC is a window of Nitratifractor salsuginis DSM 16511 DNA encoding:
- a CDS encoding methyltransferase — its product is MRVIRAFSRAADTYGQYNLIQRDVARHLVMDYLPNNPGHILDLGCGTGELCRQLLQSNVDFKTFIGVDLSSSMLCRHPQDEKIFILQGDFNDVEFLRQLGTRDIQTVLSSSALQWTKDLDRTLRQLSAIGEEAAFAIFTSGTFRSLHSYLGLDSPIRDFDTVQGVLERYYTVYRIERREYRLDFENRKELFHYIKGSGVSGGTSRLSVAQARRLVREYPSQSLEFEVLFFRGRPRSSFSRA
- the secG gene encoding preprotein translocase subunit SecG — its product is MTSTLMIVQIILSILITITILLQKSDSIGLGAYSGSNESLFGAKGPSGFLAKATFTLALLFVINTLALGYLYNKESNRSVTDTLSKQKTSVPVPAPAPKSAPQAPAAPTEKTSK